One genomic region from Longimicrobium sp. encodes:
- the larE gene encoding ATP-dependent sacrificial sulfur transferase LarE, with amino-acid sequence MIASAKRERLAEILRECGSVVIGYSGGVDSVFLATVAVELLGPDRVLAVTGKSDSIASWMEDTAREVAGRFGIPWLEVETREMDDPRYAANPSNRCYFCKSELWGRLGEVARERGFATVLDGSNADDVGDHRPGAVAAGENAVRSPLLEAGLTKDEIRAWSRELGLPTWDQPAAPCLASRLPYGLAVTPRRLHQVEEAEVALRALGFRDFRVRHHGEVARLEVHPAEAGRVAAERARIDEAVRDAGFRRALLDLQGYRRGALNEGLGEGEMVRLVQIGSAA; translated from the coding sequence ATGATCGCGAGTGCGAAGCGCGAGCGGCTGGCGGAGATCCTCCGCGAGTGCGGCTCGGTGGTGATCGGGTACAGCGGAGGGGTCGATTCGGTCTTCCTCGCCACGGTGGCGGTGGAGCTGCTCGGCCCCGATCGCGTGCTGGCGGTCACGGGAAAGAGCGACAGCATCGCGTCGTGGATGGAGGACACCGCGCGCGAGGTCGCCGGGCGCTTCGGCATCCCCTGGCTGGAGGTGGAGACGCGGGAGATGGACGACCCCCGCTACGCCGCCAACCCCAGCAACCGCTGCTACTTCTGCAAGAGCGAGCTGTGGGGCCGGCTTGGGGAGGTTGCCCGGGAGCGCGGCTTCGCGACGGTGCTGGACGGCTCCAACGCCGACGACGTGGGCGACCACCGTCCCGGCGCCGTCGCCGCGGGCGAGAATGCCGTGCGCTCGCCGCTGCTGGAGGCGGGTCTCACCAAGGACGAGATCCGCGCCTGGTCGCGCGAGCTGGGGCTCCCCACCTGGGACCAGCCCGCCGCGCCCTGCCTGGCGTCGCGCCTTCCGTACGGCCTGGCCGTCACGCCCCGCCGCCTCCACCAGGTGGAGGAGGCGGAGGTGGCGCTGCGCGCGCTCGGCTTCCGCGACTTCCGCGTGCGGCACCACGGCGAGGTCGCGCGGCTGGAGGTGCACCCCGCCGAGGCCGGACGCGTGGCCGCGGAGCGCGCGAGGATCGACGAGGCGGTGCGAGACGCGGGGTTCCGGCGGGCGTTGCTCGACCTGCAGGGGTACCGCCGCGGCGCCCTCAATGAGGGGCTCGGCGAGGGCGAGATGGTGCGCCTGGTGCAGATCGGGAGCGCGGCGTGA
- a CDS encoding aminotransferase class V-fold PLP-dependent enzyme: MADAPIYLDYAATAAIRPPEVADAMMAYLRDVGATPGRAGHSRAVEAGRVAFRCRRALARLFGVRGDPGRIAFQLNATHALNVALQGVLRPGDRVVRTSYDHNAVRRPVAALARIGVAETVLGGDADGSFDLNEAERALAGARLLVLSHASNVLGTVAPVAELAARAHAHGALVLVDASQSAGHIPVDVEAMGIDLLAFTGHKGLLGPQGTGGLYVREGIEIEPIFAGGTGGESGPIGMPESMPDRLEAGTQNGPGIAGLLAGVEWVLERGVESIHVRQSALKSRLRERLSIVPGLRLLSPAAPEGAGIVTVTVDGIDPSRMAARLDRDFGVMTRAGLHCAPEAHRILGTEATGAVRFSVGWATTEAEVDRAAGAVAALAAETMAARAG; encoded by the coding sequence ATGGCGGACGCGCCCATCTACCTGGACTACGCCGCCACCGCGGCGATCCGCCCGCCCGAGGTGGCGGATGCGATGATGGCGTACCTGCGCGACGTGGGCGCTACACCCGGGCGCGCGGGGCACAGCCGCGCGGTGGAGGCGGGGCGCGTCGCGTTCCGCTGCCGCCGGGCCCTGGCGCGCCTCTTCGGCGTGCGCGGCGATCCGGGGCGCATCGCCTTCCAGCTCAACGCCACCCACGCGCTCAACGTCGCGCTCCAGGGCGTCCTCCGCCCCGGCGACCGGGTGGTGCGCACGTCGTACGACCACAACGCCGTCCGCCGTCCCGTGGCCGCCCTGGCGCGCATCGGCGTGGCGGAGACGGTGCTTGGCGGTGATGCGGATGGGAGTTTCGACCTGAACGAGGCGGAGCGCGCGCTGGCCGGCGCCCGCCTCCTCGTCCTCTCGCACGCATCCAACGTGCTGGGCACCGTGGCGCCCGTGGCCGAGCTCGCGGCGCGGGCACACGCGCACGGCGCGCTGGTGCTGGTGGATGCATCCCAGAGCGCCGGCCACATCCCCGTGGACGTGGAGGCGATGGGGATCGACCTCCTCGCCTTCACCGGGCACAAGGGGCTGCTGGGGCCGCAGGGCACCGGCGGCCTGTACGTGCGCGAGGGCATCGAGATCGAGCCCATCTTCGCGGGCGGCACCGGCGGCGAGTCCGGCCCGATCGGGATGCCCGAGTCGATGCCCGACCGTCTGGAGGCGGGGACGCAGAACGGGCCCGGCATCGCGGGGCTGCTGGCTGGCGTGGAGTGGGTGCTGGAGCGCGGGGTGGAGTCGATCCACGTCCGGCAGAGCGCGCTCAAGTCGCGGCTGCGCGAGCGGCTCTCGATCGTCCCCGGTCTGCGTCTCCTCTCCCCGGCGGCGCCGGAGGGGGCGGGGATCGTCACGGTGACTGTCGATGGGATCGATCCGTCACGGATGGCGGCGAGGCTGGACCGCGACTTCGGGGTGATGACGCGCGCGGGGCTGCACTGTGCCCCCGAGGCGCACCGCATCCTGGGCACCGAGGCGACCGGCGCCGTCCGCTTCTCCGTCGGCTGGGCGACGACGGAGGCGGAGGTGGACCGCGCGGCCGGGGCCGTGGCGGCGCTGGCGGCGGAAACAATGGCCGCTCGCGCGGGGTAG
- a CDS encoding sigma-54 dependent transcriptional regulator translates to MARIMVVDDEDGIRRVLAQLFEYEDHEVRTAAGAQEAYGIYGEFRPDVTFMDVKMARTDGLEALTHLREMDPAAVVVMISGHGTIDTAVEATRRGAFDFLEKPLDTDRTLLVLRNALQQNGLMAENARLRGEVESRHAIVGRSFALRQVLDRVEKVAPTDARVLITGENGTGKELIARAVHRLSPRAEKTFVELNCAAIPSELIESELFGHMKGSFTGAHEDRAGKFEVADGGTLFLDEIGDMSLNAQAKVLRALQEGIVTRVGGAKPIRVDVRVLAATNKDLEEEIRGGRFREDLFYRLNVIPLHVPPLRERREDIPMLVQHFAESYAQEGAVKPRRFTDDALDRMQRMDWPGNVRELRNTVERLLILSSGPAVGADDVDLLVSGHMKGGGLSSDLLSCNTFAEFKEAAERAFIIQKLRENDWNVSETARILDMPRSNLYKKIERYELVREG, encoded by the coding sequence ATGGCCCGCATCATGGTGGTAGACGACGAGGACGGGATCCGCCGCGTCCTCGCGCAGCTCTTCGAGTACGAGGACCACGAGGTCCGCACCGCCGCCGGGGCGCAGGAGGCGTACGGCATCTACGGCGAATTCCGCCCGGACGTCACCTTCATGGACGTGAAGATGGCGCGCACCGACGGGCTGGAGGCGCTCACCCACCTGCGCGAGATGGACCCGGCGGCCGTGGTGGTGATGATCAGCGGCCACGGCACCATCGACACCGCCGTGGAAGCCACGCGCCGTGGCGCCTTCGACTTCCTGGAGAAGCCGCTGGACACCGACCGCACCCTGCTGGTGCTGCGCAACGCGCTGCAGCAGAACGGTCTAATGGCCGAGAACGCCCGCCTGCGCGGCGAGGTGGAGAGCCGGCACGCCATCGTGGGCCGCTCCTTCGCCCTGCGCCAGGTGCTGGACCGCGTGGAAAAGGTGGCCCCGACCGACGCCCGCGTCCTCATTACCGGCGAGAACGGCACCGGGAAGGAGCTGATCGCGCGCGCCGTCCACCGCCTTTCGCCGCGCGCGGAGAAGACGTTCGTGGAGCTGAACTGCGCCGCGATCCCTTCCGAACTGATCGAGAGCGAGCTCTTTGGGCACATGAAGGGCTCGTTCACCGGCGCCCACGAGGACCGCGCCGGCAAGTTCGAGGTGGCCGACGGCGGGACGCTCTTCCTGGACGAGATCGGCGACATGAGCCTGAACGCGCAGGCCAAGGTGCTGCGCGCGTTGCAAGAGGGGATCGTCACGCGGGTGGGCGGCGCCAAGCCGATCCGCGTGGACGTACGGGTGCTGGCGGCCACCAACAAGGACCTGGAAGAGGAGATCCGCGGCGGGCGCTTCCGCGAGGACCTCTTCTACCGGCTCAACGTGATCCCGCTGCACGTGCCGCCCCTGCGCGAGCGCCGCGAAGACATCCCCATGCTGGTGCAGCACTTCGCGGAGAGCTACGCGCAGGAGGGCGCCGTCAAGCCGCGCCGCTTCACCGACGACGCGCTGGACCGCATGCAGCGCATGGACTGGCCCGGCAACGTGCGCGAGCTGCGCAACACCGTCGAGCGCCTCCTTATCCTCAGCTCCGGCCCCGCCGTCGGCGCGGACGACGTGGACCTGCTGGTGTCCGGCCATATGAAGGGGGGCGGCCTCTCCAGCGACCTCCTCTCCTGCAACACCTTTGCGGAGTTCAAGGAAGCGGCCGAGCGCGCATTCATCATCCAGAAGCTGCGCG